From the Lolium rigidum isolate FL_2022 chromosome 2, APGP_CSIRO_Lrig_0.1, whole genome shotgun sequence genome, one window contains:
- the LOC124692358 gene encoding serine decarboxylase 1 has protein sequence MVGSVGNGAADLGAPSIANGNGKAPHLEEPAAAVALPMEMEPEMVEGEGKREVVMGRNMHTACFAVKEPDADDDETGEREATMASVLALYRRSLVERTKHHLGYPYNLDFDYGALAQLQHFSINNLGDPFIESNYGVHSRQFEVGVLDWFARLWELEKDEYWGYITNCGTEGNLHGILVGREVFPDGILYASRESHYSIFKAARMYRMECVKVDTHISGEIDCSDFERKLMQNKDKPAIINVNIGTTVKGAVDDLDLVIKTLEESGFKDRFYIHCDGALFGLMIPFVKKAAKVTFKKPIGSVSVSGHKFVGCPMPCGVQVTRLKHINALSSNVEYLASRDATIMGSRNGHAPIFLWYTLNRKGYRGFQKEVQKCLRNAHYLKDRLNAAGIGAMLNELSSTVVFERPKDEEFVRRWQLACEGNIAHVVVMPSVNIDKLDYFLRELVEKRAVWYKDGISQPPCIARDVGQESCFCSLHKK, from the exons ATGGTGGGGAGCGTGGGCAACGGGGCGGCGGATCTGGGCGCGCCCTCCATCGCGAACGGCAACGGCAAGGCGCCGCACCTggaggagccggcggcggcggtggcgctccCGATGGAGATGGAGCCGGAGATGGTGGAGGGGGAGGGCAAGCGGGAGGTCGTCATGGGGAGGAACATGCACACCGCCTGCTTCGCCGTCAAGGAgcccgacgccgacgacgacgagacCGGCGAGCGCGAGGCCACCATGGCCAGCGTACTCGCGCTCTACCGCAGATCGCTCGTCGAGCGCACAAAGCACCACCTCG GTTACCCATACAATTTGGATTTCGATTATGGTGCACTTGCCCAGCTGCAGCACTTCTCCATCAACAACCTTGGTGACCCCTTCATCGAGAGCAACTATGGTGTCCATTCCAGGCAGTTTGAGGTGGGAGTATTGGATTGGTTTGCTCGACTCTGGGAATTAGAGAAGGATGAGTACTGGGGATACATTACAAACTGTGGAACAGAAGGAAACCTGCATGGTATTCTTGTCGG GAGAGAGGTATTCCCTGATGGAATCCTGTACGCCTCTCGTGAGTCTCACTATTCAATATTCAAAGCAGCAAGAATGTACAGGATGGAATGTGTCAAGGTGGACACCCATATTTCTGGAGAAATAGATTGTTCTGATTTTGAGAGAAAGCTGATGCAAAACAAAGATAAACCTGCCATTATAAATGTCAACATTG GAACAACCGTGAAGGGAGCAGTTGATGATCTTGACCTGGTTATTAAGACCCTTGAAGAAAGTGGCTTTAAAGACCGGTTTTATATCCATTGTGATGGCGCCCTTTTTGGGTTGATGATACCCTTTGTTAAAAAG GCAGCTAAAGTGACATTTAAGAAACCTATTGGGAGCGTGAGTGTCTCCGGCCACAAGTTTGTTGGATGCCCCATGCCATGTGGTGTTCAGGTAACAAGATTGAAGCACATAAATGCCCTTTCTAGCAATGTGGAATATCTTGCATCAAGGGACGCAACAATCATGGGAAGCAGGAATGGCCATGCTCCTATCTTCCTCTGGTATACCCTGAATCGGAAAGGCTATAGGGGCTTTCAGAAGGAAGTCCAGAAGTGCTTGAGAAACGCACACTATTTGAAAGATCGTCTCAACGCAGCAGGAATCGGCGCCATGCTTAACGAGCTCAGTAGCACAGTAGTGTTTGAAAGGCCAAAGGATGAGGAATTCGTCCGAAGGTGGCAGCTCGCATGTGAGGGAAACATAGCTCATGTCGTGGTGATGCCCAGTGTCAACATTGATAAGCTGGACTACTTCCTGCGCGAGCTAGTGGAGAAGCGGGCGGTCTGGTACAAGGATGGGATTTCTCAGCCTCCTTGTATTGCTAGAGACGTAGGTCAGGAGAGCTGCTTCTGTAGCCTTCACAAGAAGTGA